In a genomic window of Cerasicoccus sp. TK19100:
- a CDS encoding O-antigen ligase family protein has translation MRYKEHESGSMPQIATQIAIGQASILIVFSSWALGGRYPGCGYIIALIGLAGLIPLIKFWSDAEWEGFKGWLIKLSPWIALIFLMLISWLNPMYNPEISPESEYILWQPNETIPFLPICYNPMRTQEYIAIFIGCMITGASVFTVIRDRKSIITLLSIVAINGVLLAVIGGWFKLSNNPKVLGVFDPVNPLFYASFRYYNHWVAYALLCLGAALTVAEAKIKQYTLEENFDRIKQRWDIVWVAISVMIWISIPLSGSRSGLLFAALFITIAGIHLAFAYKNRSSIFTHLSRRSRNTLGISLLVTATILGGIGANLSWDFVNKGIEKSKAQIESGEIDQRFYASPRDCWHMFKDRPIWGWGLGSYAHVFYSYAGPEYRHELGKIKVRNEYAHNDWMQYLVEFGAIGFALLISIPSGIIFLTIKHQRKNSESYWIALSVGLFLTFASFDFPFGPSAGIAIFFVCFAACARLSLGPKKVTFRSDH, from the coding sequence ATGCGCTACAAGGAGCATGAATCTGGTTCGATGCCCCAAATCGCCACTCAAATAGCGATAGGACAAGCCTCGATATTGATCGTATTTTCAAGTTGGGCCCTGGGCGGGCGCTACCCTGGCTGCGGCTACATAATCGCCCTCATTGGATTAGCTGGTTTGATTCCACTGATCAAATTTTGGAGTGACGCCGAATGGGAAGGCTTCAAGGGCTGGTTGATCAAACTAAGCCCATGGATAGCACTCATTTTCCTGATGCTGATTAGTTGGCTCAATCCAATGTATAATCCGGAAATTTCTCCGGAATCAGAATACATCCTCTGGCAACCCAACGAAACCATCCCCTTTCTGCCTATTTGCTACAACCCCATGCGCACGCAGGAGTACATTGCCATTTTCATTGGCTGCATGATCACGGGGGCTTCCGTGTTTACCGTGATTCGAGACCGCAAATCGATCATCACCCTCCTAAGCATTGTGGCAATCAACGGCGTGCTTCTGGCGGTGATCGGCGGTTGGTTCAAATTGTCCAACAACCCCAAGGTTCTCGGCGTATTCGATCCCGTAAACCCGCTATTCTACGCCAGTTTCCGCTATTATAACCACTGGGTCGCCTACGCGCTTCTCTGCCTGGGGGCAGCGTTAACGGTCGCCGAAGCCAAGATCAAGCAATACACTCTTGAGGAAAATTTCGACCGCATCAAGCAACGTTGGGATATCGTCTGGGTCGCCATTTCCGTGATGATTTGGATCAGTATTCCACTATCCGGCTCAAGGTCCGGCCTCCTCTTTGCCGCCCTCTTCATCACCATCGCGGGAATCCATCTAGCCTTTGCCTATAAAAACCGAAGCTCAATCTTCACCCACCTGTCCCGCCGCTCACGCAACACGCTGGGCATCTCGCTACTGGTTACCGCAACGATACTCGGCGGTATAGGTGCCAACTTGAGCTGGGATTTCGTCAACAAGGGCATCGAAAAATCTAAAGCTCAAATTGAATCCGGCGAAATCGACCAGCGGTTCTACGCATCACCGCGCGACTGCTGGCACATGTTCAAGGACAGGCCAATCTGGGGCTGGGGTTTAGGTTCCTACGCCCATGTATTCTACTCTTACGCAGGACCGGAATACCGCCATGAACTGGGAAAAATCAAGGTCCGCAACGAGTATGCCCACAACGATTGGATGCAGTATCTGGTCGAGTTCGGAGCCATCGGTTTTGCACTGCTCATTTCAATACCAAGCGGGATTATTTTCCTCACCATTAAGCATCAGAGAAAAAACTCAGAATCTTATTGGATAGCACTCAGTGTCGGCCTATTTCTCACTTTTGCTTCTTTTGATTTCCCTTTTGGTCCATCAGCGGGAATCGCCATATTTTTTGTATGCTTTGCCGCCTGCGCGAGGCTGAGTTTAGGCCCCAAAAAAGTAACGTTTCGAAGCGATCACTAA
- a CDS encoding FecR family protein has translation MKSIIYFTIWLATACLLSAATVDKPVIQVYLVKGDVSLINIETNETQPLKRGDLISEGYAIETQADSSTLLLFSNGASVNVAPESYVKIAEFTQQPFDMAVANYALLGEDPSPSSTELEVHYGKIIGSVRKLQPESKYVINSPTGSAGIRGTTWVFSTITKSQAVQASQGSLTSAITSLSVGEGVVELTVDGTTYVVNAGETKTITVTFADGSTGELEISSTEEAPDSGQSVTDAQLLTELNEMLTEAENNTTLVSPGAPGENLVLTPLRTGNDPTNFDSTNNITNPTNSPF, from the coding sequence ATGAAAAGCATCATCTATTTCACCATCTGGCTTGCTACAGCATGCCTACTGTCTGCTGCCACAGTGGACAAACCAGTTATCCAAGTCTATCTGGTTAAGGGCGATGTCTCTTTGATCAACATTGAGACCAACGAGACACAACCGCTGAAGCGCGGCGACCTCATCAGCGAAGGCTACGCTATCGAAACACAGGCCGATTCATCCACACTCCTGCTCTTCTCGAATGGTGCCTCCGTCAACGTCGCCCCTGAGTCCTATGTGAAGATTGCTGAATTTACGCAGCAGCCTTTCGACATGGCCGTCGCAAACTACGCTCTGCTGGGCGAAGATCCTTCTCCCTCTTCCACCGAGCTGGAAGTGCACTACGGTAAGATCATTGGTAGCGTTCGTAAGCTCCAGCCCGAGTCCAAGTATGTCATCAACTCCCCGACCGGTAGTGCTGGCATCCGCGGAACAACTTGGGTATTCAGCACGATCACCAAGTCTCAGGCAGTTCAAGCTTCCCAAGGCAGCCTTACCTCGGCAATCACCTCCCTCTCCGTGGGTGAAGGTGTTGTAGAGCTCACTGTCGACGGCACCACCTATGTGGTCAACGCAGGTGAGACCAAGACTATCACCGTGACCTTCGCTGATGGCAGCACTGGTGAACTCGAAATCTCCAGCACCGAAGAAGCACCGGACTCCGGTCAAAGCGTCACCGATGCCCAGCTTCTTACCGAGCTGAACGAGATGCTCACGGAAGCCGAAAACAACACGACGTTGGTTTCACCAGGTGCCCCCGGAGAAAATCTGGTCCTTACTCCGCTTCGCACGGGCAACGATCCAACCAACTTCGATTCGACCAATAACATTACGAACCCGACGAACTCACCGTTCTAA
- a CDS encoding outer membrane beta-barrel protein, whose translation MQFVRNQGLNVISLGGGFNIIRYDRFGNDQTVIGPNAFGVPTPTFVEGNNSINPYFYASVAGPNGIQGAPLTYNLMFAFTRNTSANSLVGQITDVFNYDFSADFNYSLNDLWAIGVSPAVQYQDYRTNGFADVFSTSLALDGQYSYSEKLTFDAGYRIRYQYVPSSSSGPTNESLDHTLFVGAFGVLAPKLTGNVQTGISYREWLKPNSQSNFVYPYVNATVDWAVNEKTNLGAMVNVDVGQSPANQGLETISAGVNATHFLTDQFSAQAGFNYVHTFFTGATNRLDNAYVLNAGLYYDINQWAQASLNTSYQWNDSDVSTFQYDRWQIFADLTVSF comes from the coding sequence GTGCAATTTGTGCGCAATCAGGGCCTAAACGTGATCTCCCTCGGTGGTGGCTTCAACATTATCCGATATGATCGTTTCGGCAATGACCAAACCGTCATCGGACCCAACGCATTTGGTGTGCCGACCCCAACTTTCGTTGAAGGCAACAACTCCATCAACCCGTATTTCTACGCCAGTGTAGCTGGTCCCAACGGGATCCAGGGAGCGCCGCTCACCTACAACTTAATGTTTGCCTTCACCCGTAACACCAGTGCCAACAGCTTGGTTGGTCAAATCACGGATGTTTTCAATTATGATTTCAGCGCGGACTTCAATTATAGCCTGAACGACCTCTGGGCCATTGGTGTTTCACCAGCCGTCCAATACCAAGACTACCGCACCAACGGATTCGCAGACGTCTTCTCCACCAGCTTGGCGCTGGACGGACAGTACAGCTACTCAGAAAAGCTCACTTTTGACGCCGGTTACCGCATTCGCTACCAATATGTGCCCAGCAGCAGCAGCGGCCCAACCAATGAATCCCTCGACCACACCTTGTTCGTCGGTGCATTCGGTGTCCTGGCTCCAAAGCTTACGGGTAACGTCCAGACCGGTATTTCTTACCGCGAATGGCTTAAGCCGAACTCCCAGAGCAATTTCGTTTACCCTTATGTGAATGCGACCGTAGACTGGGCCGTTAACGAAAAGACAAACCTCGGGGCCATGGTTAACGTCGACGTTGGCCAATCACCTGCCAACCAAGGCTTGGAAACGATCAGCGCTGGCGTCAACGCCACCCACTTCCTGACTGATCAATTCTCCGCACAAGCTGGATTCAACTACGTTCACACCTTCTTCACCGGTGCTACTAACCGACTTGACAACGCCTACGTCCTGAATGCTGGCCTATACTACGACATCAACCAGTGGGCGCAAGCTAGCTTGAACACAAGCTATCAGTGGAACGATTCCGACGTCAGCACATTCCAATATGATCGCTGGCAAATCTTTGCTGACCTGACCGTAAGTTTCTAA
- a CDS encoding phosphodiester glycosidase family protein, which translates to MRTKTKLAIGGAFLCLTAAGLYLAQNQSPAAILRDARPKASDDSTVYIWQEPSPSGLGDFTTARIEISEASERFLLLVNPPGKNAPESANARLESPLNMARVGNFLVGINATSYTLPDKTPEETETWKTFLPGTDVTLRGFAKLTDGNQIGDERAAPDYPILWMSSDGIISLTNEPNPQDAVWAFSAYNWLVQDSAPYKAIRPYTNRKSRTAIGLSKDNRYLYLVVCGANRPSPIRESGASLPEIAEFLISLGVDRAFSMDGGSSTSMVLKTKDSYQLTPAPEKLISRPIPFMFGLSAQ; encoded by the coding sequence TTGAGAACCAAAACCAAGCTGGCCATCGGCGGCGCATTTCTATGCCTGACCGCAGCCGGGCTCTACCTGGCCCAAAACCAAAGTCCGGCAGCGATCTTGCGAGACGCGCGGCCAAAGGCTTCAGACGACAGTACCGTTTACATCTGGCAGGAGCCGTCACCAAGCGGTTTGGGTGACTTCACCACCGCGCGGATCGAGATCAGTGAAGCGTCTGAGCGGTTTTTACTACTCGTAAACCCGCCGGGCAAAAATGCACCGGAGTCAGCCAACGCCCGGCTGGAATCACCCCTGAACATGGCTCGGGTTGGCAATTTTCTCGTCGGGATAAACGCCACATCCTACACTCTCCCCGACAAGACACCCGAAGAAACGGAAACGTGGAAAACGTTTCTGCCGGGGACAGATGTTACCCTCCGTGGTTTCGCCAAACTCACCGATGGGAATCAAATAGGCGACGAGCGCGCAGCGCCCGACTACCCAATCCTCTGGATGAGCAGCGATGGCATCATCAGTCTAACCAATGAACCAAATCCGCAGGACGCCGTTTGGGCATTCAGCGCTTATAATTGGCTCGTTCAGGATAGTGCGCCTTACAAAGCGATCAGGCCTTACACCAACCGCAAAAGCCGGACTGCCATTGGTCTATCCAAAGACAACCGCTACCTCTACCTGGTCGTGTGCGGTGCCAACCGCCCCTCCCCCATTCGCGAATCCGGCGCATCGCTGCCCGAAATAGCGGAATTCTTGATTTCACTAGGCGTCGACCGAGCTTTCAGCATGGATGGCGGCTCCAGCACCAGCATGGTCTTGAAAACCAAAGACTCCTACCAGCTCACACCAGCGCCAGAGAAACTCATATCTCGCCCGATTCCCTTCATGTTTGGTTTAAGCGCCCAATGA
- a CDS encoding putative colanic acid biosynthesis acetyltransferase: MSDPNAIQQDLVAHRNNINYPRHVMVKRVIWGALKPLFRFSPRKLYSFRNWLLTRMGAKIGKNVIIYPQAEVIFPWNLTIGDHSIVSWDVKIYNLGPITIGEHTLISQGVQLCAGTHDFRQPNLPLRTPPIKVGSGVWLCAGSFIGPGVSIANNAVVGARAIVVRDVEAGVIVAGNPAKVIGVR; encoded by the coding sequence ATGTCAGATCCAAACGCCATCCAACAGGATCTAGTCGCGCACCGAAACAACATCAACTACCCGCGCCACGTCATGGTCAAGCGGGTCATTTGGGGTGCGCTCAAACCGCTGTTCCGCTTCAGCCCGCGAAAGCTTTATTCCTTTCGCAATTGGCTGCTCACCAGAATGGGTGCCAAAATCGGAAAGAACGTCATTATCTATCCGCAGGCGGAGGTCATATTCCCCTGGAACCTCACCATCGGCGATCACTCCATTGTCTCGTGGGATGTTAAAATTTACAACCTTGGCCCTATCACAATTGGGGAGCACACACTGATCTCGCAAGGGGTTCAGCTTTGCGCGGGCACACACGATTTCCGCCAGCCAAATCTCCCCTTGAGGACACCTCCAATCAAGGTGGGCAGCGGTGTTTGGCTATGCGCGGGCAGCTTTATTGGCCCAGGCGTCAGTATCGCCAACAATGCCGTAGTGGGCGCTCGGGCGATCGTCGTTCGCGACGTCGAGGCCGGAGTAATTGTCGCCGGTAATCCGGCCAAGGTGATAGGCGTTCGCTAA
- a CDS encoding glycosyltransferase: MTTLLKHTAPVFAKDSATVNLGSLTQVSGRSDRSQRRDSWLYRSAEKLNSASVFHFVKDLDASSGGLSRSVPQVCKELVTQGIDVSIISRSSASPLIVNGPKCYLLNADATNADSYLSEHITPHQDSIIHVNGLWLPFLNAGPKFARQTNIPYMVSPRGMTAPWAMKHKRLKKELAWRLYQKRVLQEATCLHATAQSELEHIRALGITSPVAVIPNGVEIISDEELEMLKAQSSKRANPEIRTLLFLGRIQKVKGLVNLVKAWAKVRQPGWRIQIVGPEEDNHKAELEKLATRLGVRQDITFCEPLCNDAKWKTYQNADLFVLPTHTENFGLTVAEALSCETPVITTKGAPWSEIEKHDCGWWVDIGADPLADALLEAMNLTDKQRAEMGARGRQLIQNQYGWKGIAQQINGVYSWLRNQSNMPSCVQRVA, from the coding sequence ATGACTACACTACTGAAACATACAGCTCCGGTCTTTGCCAAGGATTCGGCCACCGTAAACTTAGGTTCTCTGACTCAAGTTTCTGGCCGAAGCGATCGTTCACAACGACGTGATTCCTGGCTCTACCGATCTGCGGAAAAGCTAAACTCCGCCAGCGTATTCCATTTTGTCAAAGACCTGGACGCAAGTTCCGGTGGTCTCTCCCGTTCCGTGCCCCAAGTCTGCAAAGAGTTGGTCACGCAAGGCATCGACGTATCCATCATTTCGCGCAGCAGCGCATCTCCGCTCATCGTCAATGGCCCGAAGTGCTACCTGCTCAACGCCGATGCGACCAATGCGGACTCCTATTTGAGCGAGCACATCACGCCGCATCAGGATTCGATTATCCACGTCAACGGATTGTGGCTTCCATTCCTGAACGCAGGTCCCAAATTTGCCCGCCAGACCAATATCCCCTACATGGTCTCTCCCCGCGGCATGACCGCGCCATGGGCCATGAAGCATAAGCGGCTCAAGAAAGAGCTGGCTTGGCGCCTTTACCAAAAGCGGGTGCTGCAGGAAGCGACCTGCCTCCACGCCACAGCGCAAAGCGAGCTGGAGCACATCCGCGCATTGGGCATCACCAGCCCGGTAGCCGTCATTCCAAACGGCGTCGAAATCATTTCCGACGAAGAGTTGGAAATGCTCAAAGCCCAATCAAGCAAGCGCGCCAATCCGGAAATCAGAACTTTGCTGTTCCTGGGCCGCATTCAGAAGGTCAAAGGACTCGTCAATCTGGTCAAAGCGTGGGCAAAAGTCCGTCAGCCCGGTTGGCGCATCCAAATTGTTGGCCCCGAGGAAGACAATCACAAGGCCGAGCTGGAGAAGCTCGCCACACGATTGGGTGTCCGCCAAGACATTACCTTCTGCGAGCCACTATGCAACGACGCCAAGTGGAAGACCTACCAAAACGCGGACCTCTTTGTGCTGCCAACGCACACCGAAAACTTTGGCCTCACTGTGGCCGAAGCGCTCAGCTGCGAAACGCCGGTTATTACGACCAAGGGCGCGCCATGGAGCGAAATCGAGAAGCATGACTGCGGCTGGTGGGTCGATATTGGAGCCGACCCGCTCGCGGACGCCCTTCTCGAAGCCATGAACTTAACCGATAAACAGCGGGCCGAAATGGGTGCTCGCGGACGCCAATTGATCCAAAACCAGTATGGTTGGAAAGGCATTGCCCAACAGATCAATGGTGTCTATTCATGGCTGAGAAACCAATCCAACATGCCAAGCTGTGTTCAACGAGTCGCCTGA
- a CDS encoding CgeB family protein: MNAVYIGILTPGTTSRMRAETLRTITPRWHWHWIDTHKPYLQASRWGRTLAMRFKIGPVMQATNRLVQNELAQIAKTNQPDLIWTDKAAYLSLDTTKLLRRSTGKLIHYTPDTAFHTNKSKAFNASLPLYDYAVSTKSFETAEYAQWIPADRLLMTTQAYDAKVHYPRFAFEEKVPEVSFIGLCEPDRMDCAEQLLAAGVPLRIAGVNWEDFCQRHQHDAHFSFAGREVFGDDYVNMISKSWISLGLISKRFPELHTTRTFEIPACGTILATETNRETQSFFNDDEALFFTDYQTLAQKIKALLQDPEKLRAMASAGTARVRRDQRDYHSILSNILAQTGTLSPS, translated from the coding sequence ATGAACGCTGTCTACATCGGCATATTGACTCCCGGCACGACATCCCGGATGCGTGCTGAAACTTTGCGGACAATCACCCCGAGATGGCACTGGCATTGGATCGATACGCACAAACCGTATCTGCAAGCGTCTCGGTGGGGCCGCACCTTGGCCATGCGCTTTAAGATTGGCCCAGTCATGCAGGCCACCAATCGACTCGTCCAAAATGAGTTGGCTCAGATCGCCAAGACCAATCAACCGGATCTTATTTGGACGGACAAGGCCGCCTACCTTTCACTGGATACGACCAAGCTGCTGCGCCGCTCCACGGGAAAGCTAATCCACTATACGCCCGACACCGCCTTTCACACTAATAAATCCAAGGCATTCAACGCCTCGCTTCCGCTCTATGATTACGCGGTGAGCACGAAGTCATTCGAGACCGCAGAGTATGCCCAATGGATTCCCGCAGATCGCTTGCTCATGACAACGCAGGCCTATGACGCGAAGGTCCACTACCCACGATTTGCGTTCGAGGAAAAAGTTCCCGAAGTTTCCTTTATCGGCCTGTGCGAACCCGACCGGATGGACTGCGCTGAGCAACTGCTCGCAGCCGGCGTGCCATTGCGCATTGCTGGGGTTAACTGGGAAGACTTTTGCCAGAGGCATCAGCATGACGCGCACTTCAGCTTCGCCGGCCGCGAAGTCTTTGGCGATGATTACGTCAACATGATCTCCAAGTCGTGGATATCACTGGGCTTAATCTCAAAGCGCTTCCCTGAACTCCACACAACGCGCACCTTCGAAATCCCGGCCTGCGGAACGATTCTGGCGACAGAGACCAATCGCGAAACACAGTCATTCTTTAATGACGATGAAGCGCTGTTCTTTACGGATTACCAAACACTGGCTCAAAAAATAAAAGCCCTGTTGCAAGACCCGGAAAAGCTCCGGGCGATGGCGAGCGCTGGCACTGCCCGAGTCCGGCGGGACCAGCGCGACTATCACTCGATCTTGTCCAACATTCTCGCGCAAACCGGCACCCTCTCCCCAAGCTGA
- a CDS encoding glycosyltransferase family 4 protein: MKRTITYITDLPHQPSGGGSFAVNWHAQEQLRRHFNVIAGPPITPKVSARENFTSKINRKFLKRPGKFSYFSVKTLDANARQVSAAIGEESDAVFFRSATRWCHSVPRLPYYVYLDVVFHTFFFNTFQLEDFEKSDLERIWAKEAEFLENAKGVFFESQWGLERAREAYHLTGDHYLALGRGGVLEPPENIEWRSDTLDFVTIAMHFYQKGGDLVAEAYRKLRAQHPEIRWHIIGGTPPDDVLALPGVQFHGKLRPDVDAERQTFREILANAFLLLHPTREDTNPLVITEAGYFGCPSISVNKFGIPELIIDGRTGILLDAPVSPDALATQIETLIQDRPRYMAMREEARAHALGNHTWGAIGDRLADVMSTSLDKH, encoded by the coding sequence GTGAAACGCACCATCACATACATCACGGACCTGCCCCACCAACCATCCGGTGGAGGTTCCTTCGCGGTTAATTGGCATGCACAGGAGCAATTACGTCGACATTTCAATGTCATCGCCGGACCGCCCATCACACCCAAAGTCAGCGCCCGAGAGAACTTTACCTCGAAGATAAACCGAAAATTCCTAAAGCGGCCGGGCAAGTTTTCCTACTTCTCCGTGAAAACGCTGGATGCCAATGCCCGTCAGGTATCTGCAGCCATCGGTGAAGAATCTGACGCCGTGTTTTTCCGCTCCGCAACCCGCTGGTGCCACTCAGTACCGCGGCTGCCTTACTACGTTTACCTCGATGTCGTCTTCCATACGTTTTTTTTCAACACCTTCCAGTTGGAGGATTTCGAGAAATCAGACCTCGAGCGCATCTGGGCGAAAGAGGCAGAGTTTCTCGAAAATGCCAAAGGGGTTTTCTTTGAATCGCAGTGGGGGCTAGAGCGCGCGCGCGAAGCCTACCATTTGACGGGCGACCACTACCTGGCCCTCGGCCGTGGCGGCGTGCTGGAGCCACCCGAAAACATAGAGTGGCGCAGCGACACGCTCGACTTCGTGACCATCGCGATGCACTTTTATCAGAAGGGCGGTGACCTCGTGGCCGAAGCCTATCGTAAGCTCAGGGCGCAACATCCGGAAATACGCTGGCATATCATTGGCGGCACTCCTCCGGACGATGTACTGGCCCTACCCGGCGTTCAATTTCACGGCAAGCTGCGCCCGGATGTCGATGCCGAGCGACAGACGTTTCGCGAAATACTAGCGAACGCCTTCCTACTGCTACACCCAACCCGCGAAGACACCAACCCGCTCGTCATCACCGAGGCAGGATACTTTGGCTGCCCCTCGATCAGCGTGAACAAGTTCGGCATCCCCGAGCTCATCATCGATGGCAGAACGGGCATTCTGCTGGATGCACCGGTTTCTCCGGATGCGCTAGCCACGCAAATCGAGACACTGATTCAGGATCGTCCGCGCTACATGGCCATGCGCGAAGAAGCCCGCGCCCATGCCTTGGGCAACCACACCTGGGGCGCTATCGGAGATCGATTAGCCGATGTGATGTCCACCAGCTTGGACAAGCACTGA
- a CDS encoding glycosyltransferase family 2 protein produces the protein MRPLVSIIIPAYNAGQWIKTTLESAIQQSYEHIEIIVIDDGSKDDTAAIVKTFDDKRIKLIEQSNAGQSAAANRGIAESAGQYLKFLDADDALSPNHIHAQLAAIESDSNAIADCSWGYFVNDWQSARPRIESTNQDYENPMDWLVESLTKNEGMMGGWKWLIHKAVIERAGGWNSKLSLNNDFDFSIRLLLASSGVRHAPEALYAYRKAETASLSGSRGRKAMESAWLTTKLGCDNLIERECSERIRKICADRHQMWLFQFFPEFADLAKQAESEVARFGGSNLQMQGGRALGILLPILGWKNVRRLQQLAYSSGWSQVLAWKQSKRIQQLEPKSLRSSDR, from the coding sequence ATGCGCCCGTTGGTATCCATTATCATACCCGCCTACAATGCCGGCCAGTGGATTAAAACCACACTGGAGTCGGCAATACAGCAGAGCTATGAGCATATCGAAATCATTGTCATTGATGATGGTTCCAAGGACGATACCGCGGCCATCGTCAAGACCTTCGACGACAAACGCATTAAGCTGATTGAGCAAAGCAACGCTGGTCAATCCGCCGCCGCCAATCGCGGTATTGCTGAGTCGGCAGGCCAGTACCTAAAATTTCTCGATGCGGATGACGCCCTCTCGCCAAATCACATTCACGCGCAGTTAGCGGCCATAGAATCTGACAGCAACGCGATTGCCGACTGCAGTTGGGGTTACTTTGTAAATGACTGGCAAAGTGCGCGCCCCAGAATTGAATCCACCAATCAGGATTACGAGAACCCCATGGACTGGCTGGTGGAATCGCTCACCAAAAACGAAGGCATGATGGGTGGCTGGAAATGGCTGATCCACAAAGCGGTCATTGAGCGAGCAGGCGGATGGAACTCAAAGCTCAGCCTCAACAACGATTTCGACTTCAGCATCCGGCTACTGCTGGCATCGAGCGGAGTGCGCCATGCACCGGAAGCCTTGTATGCTTATCGCAAAGCGGAAACTGCCTCGCTCAGCGGCTCACGCGGACGCAAGGCAATGGAGTCAGCCTGGCTAACCACCAAGCTCGGTTGCGATAATTTAATTGAGCGAGAATGCAGTGAGCGCATTCGGAAAATCTGTGCCGACCGCCATCAGATGTGGCTGTTTCAATTCTTCCCTGAGTTCGCAGATTTGGCAAAACAGGCGGAGTCAGAAGTCGCGCGGTTTGGTGGTAGCAACCTACAGATGCAGGGAGGCCGCGCATTAGGCATTTTGCTGCCAATTCTTGGCTGGAAGAATGTTCGCCGCTTACAGCAGCTCGCCTACAGCAGTGGTTGGTCTCAAGTTCTGGCTTGGAAGCAGAGTAAACGAATTCAGCAGTTGGAGCCAAAATCACTCCGAAGCTCAGACCGGTGA
- a CDS encoding glycosyltransferase family 2 protein encodes MPSTSSPTVSVLVTIYNRAHFIEETVRSILQSDYEDYEIILLDDRSKDDSYAVAKKLAESDPRIRAYQNEENLGDYPNRNAVAAKARGKYLKYVDADDVIYPHTLGLMVRAMESHPEAGLGLEHSEQQAAKPYPFLLSSEQAYQKHFIDRGCLSCGPSGAIMRRDAFAKLGGFGAYGVASDNDMWLRLAALSDVILFGPGLMWWRIHEGQEIRSAKAQREYLILGYQVARQALTADTCPLKPADREAALQKIQQHQARRIIALAVKGKNLALAREACEASGLSWAQLLKGLNRYAK; translated from the coding sequence ATGCCATCCACTTCGTCTCCAACGGTCTCAGTTCTGGTAACCATTTACAACCGCGCTCACTTCATTGAGGAGACCGTGCGGAGTATTTTGCAATCGGACTACGAAGACTATGAAATCATCCTGCTGGATGATCGCTCCAAGGATGACTCGTATGCCGTCGCGAAGAAGCTGGCGGAGTCCGACCCAAGAATTCGCGCCTACCAAAACGAAGAAAATCTTGGCGACTATCCAAACCGCAATGCGGTAGCGGCAAAAGCACGCGGAAAGTATTTAAAATACGTCGACGCCGATGACGTCATCTATCCGCACACCCTTGGCTTGATGGTGCGCGCAATGGAAAGCCATCCCGAGGCCGGCTTGGGCTTGGAGCATTCCGAACAGCAAGCCGCCAAGCCCTACCCTTTCCTCCTCTCATCCGAGCAGGCGTATCAGAAGCATTTCATTGACCGCGGTTGCCTGAGCTGCGGCCCTTCCGGAGCCATCATGCGACGCGACGCGTTTGCGAAGCTCGGCGGCTTTGGTGCCTATGGCGTGGCGAGTGATAACGATATGTGGCTACGCCTCGCGGCGTTGTCGGATGTCATCCTCTTTGGCCCGGGCTTGATGTGGTGGCGCATTCACGAAGGTCAGGAAATCCGCAGCGCGAAAGCACAGCGCGAGTATCTAATCCTCGGCTACCAAGTGGCCCGGCAAGCGCTCACTGCGGATACTTGTCCGCTAAAGCCCGCAGACCGCGAAGCCGCCTTGCAGAAGATACAACAACACCAAGCACGGCGGATAATTGCTTTGGCCGTAAAAGGAAAAAACCTGGCACTGGCCCGCGAGGCCTGTGAGGCATCCGGCCTGTCTTGGGCCCAACTGTTAAAAGGCCTCAATCGATACGCTAAGTAA